The Deltaproteobacteria bacterium genome segment ACTGAAAATCCGATCCTCGAAGAGCAGCTTGAGCAGGAAGCACGCCCCGAAGAGGAGGTTTCAGTCACGGAACCAGCCAACCTAACCCATGATGTGCACGACAAGGAGCAAAAGACAGCCGAGGTCGGGACACGTGATGGAGAGATGAAAGAACCGACCAACTTCGACTGGGAAAACTATTTGGGCACTTATAATGCCGCTGAATCGGAGCCTCGCCGTGGCAATGGAGAATTTCCGGATGAGATGCCCTCCTATGAGAATAAATCGGCTCCCTCCATGACGCTTCAAGACCATCTGTTATGGCAACTTCACCTCTCGGACATGACCGAGGATGAAACCCTGATTGCCGAGGATATTATTGGGAACATCAATGACGACGGCTACTTTCAGGGGAACCTTCAGGAAATCTCCGATAACAACGATTTCCCTCTGGATCGTGTGGAAGAGGTCTTGGGCATGATCCAGGAATTTGATCCTACCGGCGTCGGCGCTCGGGATCTCAAGGAGTGCCTCAAACTGCAGATTACCCCTTTTGAAAGGGAGACCGCCCTCCTCGAACAACTGATCGATCATCACCTTGAAGATCTGGAAAAAAGAAACTACGGGGCGATCACAAAGGGACTCGGGATCAGTAATGAAAAGCTCCGGGAACTGGCCCATATTATTTCGACGCTCGAACCAAAACCAGGACGCCCTTTTGGTGGAGAAAATCCCCAATACATTATCCCGGATGTCTATATCCACAAGGTCGGCAATGATTATATCGTTTCTTTAAATGACGATGGGCTCCCCAAACTTCAAATCAGCTCTTTTTATCGCAACGCCCTCTTCAAAAATGAGACGACCTCCCAGACCAAGGAATATATCCAGGACAAGCTCCGCTCCGCGATGTGGTTAATACGCAGCATTCATCAGCGACAGCGGACTCTTTATAAGGTGACCCATTCGATCATCAAGTTTCAACGTGGTTTTCTGGAGAACGGTGTCTCCCAATTGAAACCAATGATCCTGCGAGATGTCGCACAGGATATCCAAATGCATGAGTCCACCATTTCTCGCGTCACGACAAACAAATACGTTCAGACGCCACGCGGACTTTTTGAACTGAAATTCTTTTTTAATAACCGTCTTCCGACAAACTCGGGTGATGGAGTGACTTCTGAAAGCATCAAGGCGACTATTCGTCAAATGATAGAAAAAGAAGATGCGCGGCATCCACTGTCCGATCAGCAGATCGCCGAAATGCTCCAGAAACAAGAGGTCAAGATTTCTCGACGGACTATTGCAAAATATCGAGAGCTGCTCGGAATTTCACCCTCTTCTCGAAGAAGACAAGTTCTTTAATTTTTTAGGAGGTTTGTTATGGAAACAACCGTTACTTTTCGGCACAGCGATCCTTCGCCCGCTATAAAACAACATATCGATGAGAAGATAAAAAAGCTGAGCAAGTATTTTATGAAGGCGATACAGGCCCATGTGATTCTCACAGTGGAGAAATCAAGGCATGTCGCTGAGATCACCCTTTCAGAAAATAATCATACCCTTTACGCAAAAGAAGGAAGTCACGATATGTATCGATCTCTGGATATCGTCCTTCATAAGCTCGAGCGACAACTGAGAAAGCTAAAAGAGAAGATCAAGTCACACCATCACTAGACCATTGCTTTTTTATCTCTAATCCGATAGCAAGAGACCTCACATGAAAATAAAACAGATTTTGGCAAAAGATGCGATTATCTCTTCCCTGAAAGCAACCTCTAAGGAAAATGTTCTTGTTGAGATGGCTTCGCTCCTCTGCCGTCAGATTCCCGATATTTCTCCAGAAGGGATTACTCGTATTCTGATTGAAAGAGAAAAACTTGGTAGCACAGGAATTGGTAATGGGGTCGCTATACCACACGGAAAAATTTCACAATTAACCCAAATCACCACCGCTTTTGGACGCAGTCTCCCCGGTATCCCTTTTGACTCTCAGGATTCAAAACCGGCGCATCTTTTCTTTGTTCTACTTGCCCCTGAAAACGCAGCAAGCCTCCACCTGAAAGCCCTGGCCCGCCTCTCCCGTCTTTTAAAAGATGTTCATTTCCGCAATAAGCTGCTAGAGGCCAAGGACGAACAGCAACTCTATCAATACATCATCGAAGAAGACGAAAAATCGTAAAGCTGAATTCTAAATGAATGCCCTTTCCATACGTGATCTGCTGACTGACAAAGACAATCATCTCGGCCTTCGATTAGTCAGAGGTCGAAAAGGCCTCTCGAAAAAGATTACAATTCCCCGCATTCAAAAACCAGGCCTCGCCCTCACAGGACACACCGCTAGCCTCCATCCCGGCCGCATTCAGGTCCTGGGAACTCTCGAAATCAATTATTTAAAAAGCCTCTCAAGGGATCAGTTAAGAAAGGCGGCCCGTCAGCTCGGCAAAGTCGATCTTTCCTGTATTGTGATTACCCACGGCAACAGGACCCCTTCGCTCCTCCTGAATGAAGCGGATCGACGCGGGATCCCTGTTTTGGAAACTGATTTGGCTACCTCTTCCTTCGTCACTCGAGTGACCAATTGCCTGGAGGAAAAATTAACAGAATCGACCTCCCTCCATGCAGGACTTATCGATGTTTTTGGGATCGGCATCCTGCTGATGGGAAAGAGCGGAATTGGGAAGAGCGAATGCGCGCTTGAACTCGTCATGAAGGGACATCGTCTCGTAGCGGACGATATCGTTCATATCCGAAAAAAAGCACCTCATTCCCTCTATGGTTTTGCCAGCGAGCTCACAAAGTATCACATGGAAATCCGTGGTTTGGGGATCATCAATATCAAAGACCTCTTTGGCGTCGCCTCTGTGCGTGATCAAAAACTTGTCGAGCTCGCCATTAAACTGATCGAATGGAAATCAAAGGAAGAGTACGACCGTTTGGGGATTGACGAACAGTCTTATGAATGTTTGGGGATCAAAATTCCCCTGCTCCGTATTCCTGTGAGTCCAGGACGTAGTCTGACATCCGTTATTGAAGTGGCAGCCCGCAACCAACTCCTGAAAGTCAAGGGCGTTCACTCCGCACGCGAGTTTCAGGCAAAGTTGACAAAAAAACTTTTGTTGTCGGATTCTGAGGGGGAGCACGCCACCTTGCGAGATCTTGCTGAATGACCTCCAGTCAACCCAGGAAAGAAATTTTAATTATCTCAGGACTCTCCGGGGCAGGGAAATCAACGACCCTTCATGTCCTGGAAGATAGCGGCTATTTCGCTATTGATAATTTCCCCGGTAAACTCCTTCCAAAATTTCTGGATCTGTTCATAAGTCAAACCGACTACCCGCATGATCAAAAAGTTGCCCTCGTGATGGATGCGAGGGATACCGAATTCCTGAAACACTTTCCAAAATACCATCAACTTCTCAAACGTGAGCAACTCAAAGTTCGTATCCTTTTTCTCGATGCACGCGATGAAATTCTTCTCAGACGATTTTCAGAAACCCGTCGCCGTCATCCCCTCGCCCCTCGAGGACAGGTCCTTGTCGGTGTGCAAAAGGAAAGAAAGCTCCTGCGCCCCATCCGGGATAGGGCAACTCATTTTATCGATACCTCAGCCCTTTCCACTCACATCTTGAAAAAGACCGTGTTGCAATGCCTGAGGCTCCCTGCAATGACTTCCGCACTTTCCATCCAGGTACTCTCTTTCGGATACCACTTCGGACTGCCAACGGAAGCCGACCTCATCTTTGATGTCCGTTTTCTTTCCAATCCCCATTTTGTCCCAAAACTTGGAGCCCTGCCCGGCGAAAACCCGAAGGTGAAAAGGTATGTCCTCGAGAAAAAAGAAACCCGGGATTTTTTGAAGATCCTTCAGAAAACCTTGCGCTTTCTCTTGAAATCCTACTTAAAGGAGGGCAAAGCGCATCTCACAATCGCTTTTGGATGT includes the following:
- the hprK gene encoding HPr(Ser) kinase/phosphatase encodes the protein MNALSIRDLLTDKDNHLGLRLVRGRKGLSKKITIPRIQKPGLALTGHTASLHPGRIQVLGTLEINYLKSLSRDQLRKAARQLGKVDLSCIVITHGNRTPSLLLNEADRRGIPVLETDLATSSFVTRVTNCLEEKLTESTSLHAGLIDVFGIGILLMGKSGIGKSECALELVMKGHRLVADDIVHIRKKAPHSLYGFASELTKYHMEIRGLGIINIKDLFGVASVRDQKLVELAIKLIEWKSKEEYDRLGIDEQSYECLGIKIPLLRIPVSPGRSLTSVIEVAARNQLLKVKGVHSAREFQAKLTKKLLLSDSEGEHATLRDLAE
- the raiA gene encoding ribosome-associated translation inhibitor RaiA encodes the protein METTVTFRHSDPSPAIKQHIDEKIKKLSKYFMKAIQAHVILTVEKSRHVAEITLSENNHTLYAKEGSHDMYRSLDIVLHKLERQLRKLKEKIKSHHH
- the rpoN gene encoding RNA polymerase factor sigma-54; translation: MALEIKQSLRLAQQLVITPQLQQAIKLLQLSRLELENLIQHELTENPILEEQLEQEARPEEEVSVTEPANLTHDVHDKEQKTAEVGTRDGEMKEPTNFDWENYLGTYNAAESEPRRGNGEFPDEMPSYENKSAPSMTLQDHLLWQLHLSDMTEDETLIAEDIIGNINDDGYFQGNLQEISDNNDFPLDRVEEVLGMIQEFDPTGVGARDLKECLKLQITPFERETALLEQLIDHHLEDLEKRNYGAITKGLGISNEKLRELAHIISTLEPKPGRPFGGENPQYIIPDVYIHKVGNDYIVSLNDDGLPKLQISSFYRNALFKNETTSQTKEYIQDKLRSAMWLIRSIHQRQRTLYKVTHSIIKFQRGFLENGVSQLKPMILRDVAQDIQMHESTISRVTTNKYVQTPRGLFELKFFFNNRLPTNSGDGVTSESIKATIRQMIEKEDARHPLSDQQIAEMLQKQEVKISRRTIAKYRELLGISPSSRRRQVL
- the rapZ gene encoding RNase adapter RapZ — its product is MTSSQPRKEILIISGLSGAGKSTTLHVLEDSGYFAIDNFPGKLLPKFLDLFISQTDYPHDQKVALVMDARDTEFLKHFPKYHQLLKREQLKVRILFLDARDEILLRRFSETRRRHPLAPRGQVLVGVQKERKLLRPIRDRATHFIDTSALSTHILKKTVLQCLRLPAMTSALSIQVLSFGYHFGLPTEADLIFDVRFLSNPHFVPKLGALPGENPKVKRYVLEKKETRDFLKILQKTLRFLLKSYLKEGKAHLTIAFGCTGGRHRSVVIADRVGRDLIRWGSHVTITHRDMTRSSGGD
- a CDS encoding PTS sugar transporter subunit IIA, which encodes MKIKQILAKDAIISSLKATSKENVLVEMASLLCRQIPDISPEGITRILIEREKLGSTGIGNGVAIPHGKISQLTQITTAFGRSLPGIPFDSQDSKPAHLFFVLLAPENAASLHLKALARLSRLLKDVHFRNKLLEAKDEQQLYQYIIEEDEKS